Proteins encoded by one window of Actinomycetes bacterium:
- the ligD gene encoding non-homologous end-joining DNA ligase, with translation MLATAGDLPSAADEEAWAFEMKWDGVRAVVYVDGDVRVLTRNDREVAATYPELRGLADALSGRPLVLDGEIVALDEAGRPSFGQLQARMHVQRPSSALLAQVPVSLLVFDVLHVGGEPQLSRTYDQRRAVLEDFGLAGPSWATPPAFEGDGAAAMAASRAQGLEGVIAKRRMSTYLPGRRSRDWVKVKHILMQEVVVGGWSPGEGRRAGGLGSLLLGVPDDDRRLVYAGHVGTGFSDRVLADLMTRLTRLEQPTPPFADEVPRAHARGARWVQPLMVGEVAFSEWTRDGRMRHPTWRGLRPDKEPGEVRRES, from the coding sequence ATGCTGGCCACCGCCGGCGACCTCCCCTCGGCTGCCGACGAGGAGGCGTGGGCGTTCGAGATGAAGTGGGACGGCGTACGGGCCGTCGTCTACGTCGACGGCGACGTGCGGGTCCTCACCCGCAACGACCGCGAGGTGGCCGCGACCTACCCCGAGCTGCGCGGCCTGGCCGACGCCCTCTCGGGGCGCCCGCTGGTCCTCGACGGGGAGATCGTCGCCCTCGACGAGGCCGGCCGGCCGAGCTTCGGGCAGCTGCAGGCCCGGATGCACGTCCAGCGTCCCTCGTCCGCCCTGCTCGCGCAGGTGCCGGTGAGCCTGCTGGTCTTCGACGTGCTCCACGTGGGGGGTGAGCCACAGCTCTCGAGGACGTACGACCAGAGGCGGGCCGTGCTGGAGGACTTCGGGCTGGCCGGGCCGAGCTGGGCGACTCCGCCGGCCTTCGAGGGCGACGGGGCGGCAGCGATGGCCGCCAGCCGGGCGCAGGGCCTCGAGGGGGTGATCGCCAAGCGGCGGATGTCCACCTACCTGCCCGGGCGGCGGTCGCGCGACTGGGTCAAGGTGAAGCACATCCTGATGCAGGAGGTCGTGGTCGGCGGCTGGTCGCCGGGGGAGGGCCGGCGGGCAGGAGGACTGGGGTCGCTGCTGCTGGGCGTGCCGGACGACGACAGACGGCTGGTGTACGCCGGGCACGTCGGCACCGGCTTCAGCGACCGGGTGCTCGCCGACCTGATGACGCGGCTGACCCGGCTGGAGCAGCCGACGCCACCCTTCGCCGACGAGGTGCCCCGGGCGCACGCCAGAGGCGCCCGCTGGGTGCAGCCGCTGATGGTGGGCGAGGTGGCGTTCTCGGAGTGGACGCGCGACGGCCGGATGCGCCACCCGACCTGGCGCGGGCTGCGGCCGGACAAGGAGCCCGGCGAGGTGCGACGGGAGTCGTGA